Proteins encoded together in one candidate division WWE3 bacterium window:
- a CDS encoding ATP-dependent DNA helicase, translated as MIKDFLAGLNQEQLKAVEAIEGPVLVAAGPGTGKTQILAARIANILTKTDVPPDAVLALTFTESGVRAMRERLLKTIGPTAYYVNIATFHSFCSDIIKGSPDQFAMVEDLEPLSDLQRLQIFREILDKGEFNALKPFTNHYFYVPAIIKALQELKREGVTPDEFEKLSKDNTKEASVDEVTSKSAIAEREKNLEKQRELFAIYKTYEETLKTKGLFDFEDMINFVVEKFKTDEEFLRKYQERYQYILVDEFQDTNNAQNEVLRLLASFWDEPNIFVVGDANQSIYRFQGASTENMVGFVKRYKNCQKISLTKNYRSSQIILDAATELISKNELRLSKIFSDIPEGLEAAAVKDGPKILVGEFGSATTENFFVGNKVKELIDGGLDSKEIAVIYRHNKDSDQIADTLDRLGIEYDLEGGNDVLEDYDIQKFLLLLKAIDNARRSTDDLDWFTLFNYEFLKIDALDVLKLARFASNCKINFVEAINHQDFEKNSKVKNVASFKDFLTKLLAWEKADSQKTFVEFFEQVLNESGFLEWLLNLPDAHEKLNKINSLFSEVKKLNLATRTLGLSEFLKNLEIMQNNHLNIAETVINVSQNAVRLTTAHRAKGLEFKVVFIIGCLDKKWGNNSVRELIKLPEGILKNTDLSKKEKNEDERRLFYVALTRAKSQVYLTYALSGNGENSKGAVPSMFIAEISEDKKEKIDPSKFEDRAIEIVKEVLQPVPASTEKALAEEKEFLAEVLRDFKLSVTALNTYTECHYKFKLNNLLRTPRAKSRSLSLGTAVHMALDKFFQEYKVAGVLPKVDLLTTVFIDAATKELLSPKDLKAVLTQGQKILNSYYESNRANLVKPLYTEKLFGYGYGKIYLDDIPLVGKVDRVDVIDPVKKLVRVVDYKTGKPKTRGDIEGTTKYSDGAYKQQLVFYKLLTELDRTFNGYEVAETELDFVGDRGNDGKKEVFVITKAETDNLKDVIRKTMVNLRGLDFARTTNLNACKFCDYQKHCWPNGLPTAKDEQIELNI; from the coding sequence ATGATTAAAGATTTCTTAGCAGGCTTAAATCAGGAACAACTTAAGGCAGTGGAAGCAATCGAAGGGCCTGTCCTTGTGGCGGCGGGGCCGGGGACTGGTAAGACCCAGATTCTAGCCGCCCGAATTGCCAACATTCTTACGAAGACGGACGTGCCCCCAGATGCGGTGCTCGCGTTGACCTTCACCGAATCCGGCGTGCGGGCGATGCGGGAACGACTCTTAAAGACGATTGGACCAACGGCCTATTACGTTAACATTGCCACCTTCCACTCTTTTTGCAGCGACATTATAAAAGGTAGTCCCGATCAGTTTGCGATGGTAGAGGATTTGGAGCCTCTTTCGGATTTACAGCGTCTGCAAATCTTTCGCGAAATTTTAGATAAAGGCGAATTTAATGCCTTAAAACCATTCACTAATCATTATTTCTATGTGCCAGCGATTATTAAAGCGTTGCAAGAGTTGAAGCGGGAAGGAGTGACACCAGACGAATTCGAAAAATTAAGTAAAGATAATACTAAAGAAGCGTCGGTTGACGAGGTTACTAGCAAAAGTGCTATTGCTGAACGTGAGAAGAATTTAGAAAAACAGCGTGAACTTTTCGCAATTTATAAAACCTACGAGGAAACTCTTAAGACGAAGGGCCTCTTCGATTTTGAGGACATGATCAATTTCGTCGTTGAAAAATTTAAAACCGACGAGGAATTTTTGCGAAAATATCAAGAACGCTACCAGTACATTTTAGTCGACGAATTTCAGGATACGAATAATGCCCAAAACGAAGTCCTACGTCTCCTGGCCAGTTTTTGGGACGAACCGAATATCTTCGTGGTAGGGGATGCCAATCAATCCATTTATCGTTTTCAAGGCGCATCAACAGAAAACATGGTCGGCTTTGTGAAGCGCTACAAAAACTGCCAAAAGATTTCGTTAACTAAGAATTATCGAAGCTCCCAAATCATTTTAGACGCGGCGACTGAGTTAATATCCAAAAACGAACTGCGACTTTCAAAAATATTTTCAGATATCCCAGAGGGTCTAGAAGCCGCGGCTGTTAAAGACGGTCCAAAGATTTTGGTCGGTGAGTTTGGCAGCGCTACCACCGAGAATTTCTTCGTCGGAAATAAGGTTAAAGAGTTAATCGACGGAGGACTTGATTCCAAAGAAATTGCTGTTATTTACCGTCACAATAAAGACAGCGATCAGATTGCTGATACTTTGGATCGCTTGGGAATTGAGTATGACCTGGAAGGCGGTAACGATGTTTTGGAAGATTATGATATTCAAAAGTTCCTCCTGCTTTTAAAAGCAATTGACAACGCCCGAAGGTCAACCGACGACCTCGACTGGTTTACTCTTTTTAATTACGAGTTTCTTAAAATAGACGCCCTCGACGTCCTTAAACTGGCCCGTTTTGCCAGCAACTGCAAAATAAATTTTGTGGAAGCGATCAACCATCAGGATTTTGAAAAGAACAGTAAAGTTAAAAACGTCGCCAGTTTTAAAGATTTCCTGACTAAATTGCTGGCTTGGGAGAAGGCGGACAGCCAAAAAACTTTCGTGGAATTTTTTGAACAAGTTTTAAATGAAAGTGGCTTTTTAGAGTGGCTTCTGAATCTTCCCGATGCTCACGAAAAGCTTAATAAAATTAATTCCTTGTTTAGTGAAGTCAAGAAACTAAATCTGGCGACTCGGACTCTTGGTCTTTCAGAATTTCTTAAGAATTTGGAAATAATGCAGAATAATCATTTAAATATCGCTGAGACCGTAATAAATGTTAGTCAAAACGCAGTTCGACTTACCACTGCCCATCGGGCTAAAGGACTGGAATTTAAAGTGGTTTTTATTATTGGTTGCTTAGATAAAAAATGGGGTAACAACAGCGTCCGTGAGTTAATTAAGTTACCTGAAGGGATTCTCAAAAACACCGATCTCTCTAAAAAAGAAAAGAATGAAGACGAACGCCGGCTTTTTTATGTCGCTTTGACGCGAGCCAAGTCGCAAGTCTATTTAACCTATGCGTTATCCGGAAATGGTGAGAATTCTAAGGGTGCCGTGCCATCAATGTTTATCGCCGAAATTTCAGAAGATAAAAAGGAGAAAATTGATCCGTCAAAGTTTGAAGACCGCGCGATAGAAATTGTTAAAGAAGTTCTTCAGCCTGTACCTGCGTCAACCGAAAAGGCCTTGGCGGAAGAAAAAGAGTTTTTAGCCGAGGTCCTCCGTGACTTTAAACTCAGTGTCACCGCGCTAAACACTTATACCGAGTGTCACTATAAATTTAAACTAAACAATCTCCTTCGGACCCCTCGAGCAAAGAGTCGTAGCTTATCCTTAGGAACGGCTGTTCACATGGCTCTGGATAAATTCTTCCAGGAATACAAAGTGGCTGGAGTTTTACCGAAGGTTGATCTTTTAACCACAGTCTTTATTGACGCGGCTACTAAAGAACTGTTGTCACCTAAAGATCTGAAGGCAGTGTTGACGCAGGGTCAGAAAATCCTAAATAGTTATTATGAAAGTAATAGGGCCAACTTAGTAAAACCGCTCTATACCGAAAAATTATTTGGTTATGGCTACGGTAAAATTTATCTGGACGATATTCCGCTGGTTGGTAAAGTGGACCGGGTTGACGTTATTGACCCGGTTAAAAAACTGGTCCGGGTGGTTGATTATAAAACCGGCAAGCCCAAGACCAGGGGAGACATTGAGGGAACGACGAAATATTCAGACGGCGCTTACAAGCAACAGCTCGTTTTCTACAAACTTTTGACAGAACTCGACCGGACTTTTAATGGTTACGAAGTCGCCGAAACAGAGCTTGATTTTGTAGGGGACCGGGGAAATGATGGGAAAAAAGAAGTTTTTGTAATTACTAAAGCCGAAACGGATAATTTGAAGGACGTCATTCGTAAGACTATGGTCAACCTCCGCGGTCTTGACTTCGCGCGGACGACTAACCTTAACGCCTGTAAATTTTGTGATTACCAAAAACATTGCTGGCCCAATGGACTACCGACAGCCAAAGATGAGCAGATCGAACTTAATATTTAA
- the rmuC gene encoding DNA recombination protein RmuC, translated as MLSRTHCSGDIHAATTIVMDIDQCPPYTKPMTNFSIVIVLVLIVLGFGVTVYILLNEMKKLQKPQNEEAQRMLWETMQQMKTEVGTNLKDVRSSLNTNTEQLNQKLLQQNEVLGKRLDNAARAVMEVSKSMEGVQKEVGIMSEIGHSMKSLQDFLKSPKLRGNIGEQVLADLLAQMLPNEAYALQFEFKDGQKCDAVLRVSEGLIPVDAKFPLENFMAMVRTENDADRARVKKDFESDVKKHISDIAKKYILPSEGTVDFALMYIPSEAIYYEIVVNSEDLTRVAWEKRVLPVSPNVFYSYLKAILIGLEGKQVEERAKQILAAIRSIDHDAEKFGENLRVMTKHVTNAKNSADEVTSSFNQLNQRLTSLNSLNSPEDPLQKQLLD; from the coding sequence GTGCTGTCAAGAACACACTGTAGTGGTGACATTCATGCCGCCACTACAATCGTGATGGACATCGATCAATGTCCACCATATACTAAGCCCATGACCAATTTTTCCATCGTCATTGTACTTGTCCTAATCGTTCTTGGTTTCGGGGTGACCGTTTATATTCTTTTAAACGAAATGAAGAAGTTGCAGAAGCCACAAAACGAAGAGGCTCAGCGGATGCTGTGGGAAACGATGCAGCAGATGAAGACGGAAGTGGGCACTAACTTGAAAGACGTTCGGTCGTCACTTAACACTAACACCGAACAACTTAACCAAAAACTTTTGCAGCAAAACGAGGTCCTCGGGAAGCGCTTGGATAATGCCGCTCGGGCCGTTATGGAAGTAAGTAAAAGTATGGAAGGAGTGCAAAAAGAAGTTGGGATTATGAGCGAAATTGGGCATTCTATGAAAAGCCTACAAGACTTTTTAAAGTCGCCTAAGCTTCGGGGTAATATTGGCGAGCAAGTTCTGGCGGATCTTCTAGCCCAAATGCTACCAAATGAAGCCTATGCACTGCAATTCGAGTTTAAAGATGGCCAAAAGTGCGACGCTGTCCTCCGCGTTTCCGAAGGTTTAATTCCAGTGGATGCTAAATTCCCTTTAGAAAACTTTATGGCCATGGTGCGTACCGAAAACGATGCCGATCGGGCTCGGGTTAAAAAAGATTTTGAAAGTGATGTTAAAAAACACATTTCAGATATTGCCAAAAAATATATTTTACCGAGTGAGGGCACTGTTGATTTTGCCCTAATGTACATTCCCAGTGAAGCCATTTATTACGAAATCGTGGTCAATTCCGAGGATTTGACGCGGGTCGCTTGGGAAAAGCGGGTGTTGCCAGTCTCTCCAAACGTCTTTTACTCTTATTTAAAGGCGATATTAATAGGGCTTGAAGGAAAGCAAGTCGAAGAGCGGGCTAAACAGATTTTAGCGGCGATTCGATCCATTGATCATGATGCCGAAAAGTTTGGGGAAAATTTAAGAGTGATGACGAAGCACGTCACTAATGCTAAAAACAGCGCCGATGAAGTCACCTCTAGTTTCAACCAACTTAATCAGCGCCTAACTTCTTTAAATTCTCTAAACTCTCCCGAAGACCCGCTCCAAAAGCAGCTTTTAGATTAA
- a CDS encoding co-chaperone GroES — protein sequence MFTPLFSNVLIEPLEGEQKTASGIIIPDSAREKPQKGKIIAAGPGKTEDGKLTPVSVKIGDTVMYKKWGGTDIKVDGKDYLIVEEKDILGVLN from the coding sequence ATGTTCACACCTCTTTTCTCAAATGTTTTAATAGAACCCTTGGAAGGCGAGCAGAAGACCGCCTCCGGAATTATTATCCCAGACTCGGCCCGCGAAAAACCCCAAAAAGGCAAAATTATTGCCGCCGGTCCTGGAAAAACTGAAGACGGTAAGCTAACTCCAGTCTCCGTAAAAATTGGCGACACGGTGATGTACAAAAAGTGGGGCGGCACCGACATCAAAGTTGACGGAAAAGATTACTTGATAGTTGAAGAAAAAGATATTTTAGGAGTTTTAAATTAA
- the groL gene encoding chaperonin GroEL (60 kDa chaperone family; promotes refolding of misfolded polypeptides especially under stressful conditions; forms two stacked rings of heptamers to form a barrel-shaped 14mer; ends can be capped by GroES; misfolded proteins enter the barrel where they are refolded when GroES binds), whose amino-acid sequence MAKQIIYGEEARKKLKTGIDTLAAAVATTLGPKGRNVAIDKKYGAPSVVHDGVTVAKEIELPDPFENMGAAMVKEAASKINDVAGDGTTTTTILAQAIVNEGFKNIAAGANPMILKAGLEKASELVVAEIAKIKKEVSKPEEKVQIATISAGDAEIGKLIAEALEKVGKEGVVTVEESKGLQLEIDYREGMQLDKGYVSAYFVTNTDRMEAEISDAYILITDKKISAMNDLLPILEKLLKVSRNLVIIADDIDGEALAALVLNKLKGTLNVLAIKAPGFGDRRKEMLSDIAVLTGGNVISEELGRKLENVEVDDLGRADRVKAAKDESVIVGGKGQKSAIEAQAATIRKLIADTTSDYDKEKLQERLAKLTGGVAVISVGAATEVELKEKKLRVEDSVNATKAAIEEGVVVGGGVAFVRAREALKNNNLSESEKVGADILYRALEQPIRMLAKNAGADDGWVIREVEKRGGNIGFNVMTMEFGDLVSQGIIDPAKVSRSAVQNAVSVAMMVLTTEALITDLPEKKESTSGSGMGGMGGMDM is encoded by the coding sequence ATGGCCAAACAAATCATTTACGGCGAGGAAGCTCGCAAAAAACTAAAAACCGGTATCGATACCTTGGCCGCAGCCGTGGCGACCACTTTGGGGCCTAAGGGACGTAATGTGGCCATTGATAAAAAGTATGGCGCTCCCTCAGTTGTTCACGATGGTGTTACGGTCGCCAAAGAAATTGAACTCCCTGATCCTTTTGAAAATATGGGGGCCGCTATGGTTAAAGAAGCCGCCAGCAAAATTAATGACGTGGCCGGAGATGGCACCACTACCACCACTATTCTTGCTCAAGCCATTGTTAACGAGGGCTTTAAAAATATCGCCGCTGGCGCTAATCCGATGATCCTTAAGGCTGGTTTGGAAAAAGCATCGGAGCTAGTCGTGGCTGAAATTGCCAAGATAAAAAAGGAAGTTTCTAAGCCGGAAGAAAAAGTGCAGATTGCGACAATTTCTGCTGGTGACGCCGAAATTGGGAAGCTTATCGCTGAAGCTTTAGAGAAAGTTGGTAAAGAAGGCGTGGTCACGGTTGAAGAATCCAAAGGACTGCAACTGGAAATTGACTACCGCGAAGGGATGCAACTGGATAAAGGCTACGTTTCAGCTTATTTCGTAACCAACACCGACCGGATGGAAGCCGAGATTAGCGACGCTTACATCCTCATCACCGATAAAAAGATTTCGGCGATGAACGATCTACTCCCGATTTTGGAAAAACTCCTAAAGGTCAGCCGTAATCTCGTAATTATCGCTGATGATATTGACGGTGAGGCCCTGGCGGCGTTGGTCCTTAATAAACTTAAGGGGACCCTAAACGTCCTAGCTATCAAAGCCCCAGGCTTTGGTGATCGGCGTAAAGAAATGCTTTCCGATATTGCGGTTCTCACTGGTGGTAATGTCATCTCCGAGGAACTCGGGCGGAAACTCGAGAATGTAGAAGTTGATGACCTCGGTCGGGCGGACCGGGTAAAAGCGGCTAAGGACGAATCGGTCATCGTTGGAGGCAAGGGCCAAAAGAGCGCTATAGAGGCTCAAGCGGCGACGATCCGAAAGCTAATTGCTGATACCACATCGGATTACGATAAAGAGAAACTTCAGGAACGTTTAGCGAAATTGACAGGCGGAGTGGCCGTCATTAGCGTGGGTGCGGCTACAGAGGTCGAGTTAAAAGAGAAGAAGTTACGGGTTGAAGACTCAGTAAACGCTACTAAGGCAGCCATCGAAGAAGGCGTCGTGGTTGGCGGCGGGGTGGCCTTCGTTCGCGCTCGGGAAGCTTTAAAGAACAATAATCTTAGTGAATCCGAAAAAGTTGGCGCTGATATTTTGTACCGGGCTCTCGAGCAGCCAATTCGAATGCTGGCCAAGAACGCCGGAGCCGATGACGGTTGGGTAATTCGAGAAGTCGAGAAGCGTGGTGGTAACATTGGCTTTAACGTGATGACCATGGAATTCGGGGACCTAGTGTCTCAAGGCATTATTGACCCTGCCAAAGTTTCCCGCAGCGCCGTGCAAAACGCTGTTTCCGTGGCGATGATGGTTTTAACAACTGAAGCCTTGATCACCGATTTACCGGAAAAGAAAGAATCGACTTCTGGTTCAGGAATGGGTGGAATGGGCGGCATGGATATGTAA
- a CDS encoding ribonuclease HI family protein, giving the protein MTSTTTWKLFSDGGSRGNPGPSACSYALFDPAGNLRDKCGNYLGEATNNHAEYCGLLAGVEAAVKAGTTELDCYLDSELVVKQMKGEYRIKDANLKSIADKIKELQINFIKLSFNHVPREKNQIADRLVNETLDAVKLL; this is encoded by the coding sequence ATGACGTCTACTACCACTTGGAAACTATTTTCGGATGGCGGTTCCCGTGGTAACCCCGGGCCTTCTGCCTGTAGCTACGCGCTTTTTGACCCTGCGGGGAATCTGCGTGATAAATGCGGTAATTATTTAGGAGAGGCTACTAATAATCACGCTGAGTATTGCGGACTTCTTGCCGGTGTTGAGGCAGCGGTCAAAGCGGGGACTACGGAGCTGGACTGTTATTTAGACAGTGAACTAGTTGTGAAACAAATGAAGGGGGAGTATAGAATTAAAGATGCTAATCTCAAATCAATCGCTGACAAGATCAAAGAACTTCAAATTAACTTTATAAAACTCTCATTCAACCACGTACCGCGTGAAAAGAATCAAATAGCGGACCGCTTAGTTAACGAGACGCTTGATGCCGTAAAATTACTGTGA